The Candidatus Zixiibacteriota bacterium genome contains the following window.
CCAAGCAAGTCATCTACCAGATAGCCACCCGGTCTGCGAAGCAGCAGATCAAACAGTGACGACTTCTCATCAATGGTCTGATCTGCAAGTTCATCAACCCCCTTGCCACTCTTATAGCGCATTCTCAACACCTTGGATTTCTCAGCAGGCAGAAACAGAAAACAGCACTCCGACTGGAAGAGTCTGCAAATGCTCGACACAAACGTGTCGAACAAGTGATCAGTGTTGTAAATTCTGAAAAGCTTTGCCGTAATTTCGAAATACTGCTTGTGCGCCTTTGAATCCAGGGAGACCGGGTTAAGATCGGACATCCCCGCCGACGTTGTTTGACCGACACCGGTCGCCACTGTTCCCGGCTGGATGAGGTGCCTGCCGGCAAAGGAGCAAAGGTTCAGAATGCTGTCCTTGAATTCTTCCGATTCAGCGATAGATCCTGAACCGACGAACAGTATCCCCTCGACGCTATCCGACTTCAATATTGGGTACGCCTGGTTAATGCCGAACTGGGCAACAAGCACTTCCGGCAGCGCATCGTCACAGGAGACACTTGTCACGTCGACGACATGCTTATTGTTTCTCAGCTCGTGCGCGAGTTCAGAAGTGACACCTAATGAAAGATCCTTGATCTCGGAAGGATCAATTCCGATTCCGGACATCACCCGAAAGCCACTCCCCTCGCTTACGCATACAAGAGCCGAATCAGATCCATAGACCGATGTGATCACCCGGCAGAAGTCACTCCACTTCTTGCGAACGCTTCCATCGCTTCGGATTATGTTCCGGATTTGTTCTTCCGCTCTTATCTGTAGACGCGTGACTTTCAACGATGATTTGTTGAGGAAACTGTTATATCCCCCCGCAATTACTCGGACAAGTAGCCATCCGGCAGCCCATATACCAGTTATGAGGAGGACACTGTTACTCTCGAGCCTCAAAAAGAATATCCCCACCAGAAGCAGTAGTGTAATCAGGGCAAACAGCATGTTTCACCTGTGAGATGGGTTTAGCTTAGCCTTTGCGAGAGTATCGAAACCTCTTCTTCTTGGATTTGAGGTCGTTCTCTCTTAGGATAGATCTGATTTTCCACCAGCCGACTTTGCCCTCAAAACTGTTCTCCGAATTTATGATTTTCTTCATTTCGGATACTGAGTAGAAAGGATCCTCTTTGACCAGTTCAAGCACTCTGCTTTCCAGGCTGGGCTGAGCTGCGACATGCTCATCCACCTTGTCAGCAATGGTTACCGGCTTGCTTACAGCAACTGCGGCAGGGGCTTCGGCTGTAGCTGCCGCACCTGCTTCTCTCAGTCTGCCCGCAACCGTCGATTTGGATGCTTCAACATCGTTATCTGCAGAATTACCGTTCAGTCTGAAGTCGTGCTTAGCTTTCTCTATGTTGTCAAAACAATGGAGAATCGAATCGAATTCCAGCAACTCGAAAATCTCGTGCACATTTGGAATCATACGTGCAAGTTTGATATCGCCATCGTTCTGCCTGATTTCTCTGATATTCGAGATAAATATGCCCCATCCCGCAGACGAGATGTAATCTACACCGCCGAGATCGATGACAATGTTAAATCGCTTCTGACCGAGAAGGGAATTCATCACCTTCTCCAACTCAGTGGCTGTCATTGTGTCGATAACGCCATCGACACGAACGATCGATATTTCCCCGTCGACACCACTTGTGTCTAATGATATCTTGATATTTTCCATTAGTTATCCACCTCAGTCGGACCACGGCCCGAGCCGTTGGCAATCTCCTTGGTTAACAGAAAGTAATCCAATGCGCCGTGCGAATACGGTGCAAATTCAAAAATAGTCTGAAACTTGGCCTGCGCCTCTTTGAGTTGAGTGTTTATGCGGATCTTCGTGGCAAAAACCAGATCGCCAAACTGGGACACGAGATGATCATATGTACGCTGAGATATCTTGGTCCGTCGATCGAAGAATGTCGCCAGCAGTCCCATGACATTCAGCGAGTGCCCGATCCGATCCTTAATTTCACCAATCAGTGTCATGGTCTTCTTAGCACCCTCACAGGCGAAGAAGTCCATGGAAACCGGAATAATCACATGATCGCAGAAATTAAGGGCATTTATATTAATCAGATTGATCGTGGGAGGACAGTCACATATTACGTAGTCTGATCCCTCAAGGCGACTAAGCACACGCTTCAGTCTCGTTTCACGGTCATCCTGCTTGGCAAGCACTAATTCTGACTCCACAAGACGCTTTCCGCCTGAATCGACAATAAACAAGTTTGGCCTAACCTTCTTGATATCCACCTCACCTATCGTGATCAACTCAGCGAGACCCTTCTCCGGATCAACATCGAATGCCATCGAAATGTTTGCCTGACTATCACAGTCAATCAGAAGCACGCGCTTACCCGACAAAGCCAGACAATGGCCGAGGTTTATGGCCGTAGTCGTCTTCCCGGTACCTCCCTTGGATGTCATGACTGCAATCTTACGCATGCTTCTTCGACCCATGTTCCTCAGCAGACATTTTCTCAGCGTACTCGTTAAAATCGAAACTAGAAGTTTCATCTTCGTTGTCAAGCGAATTCAGGTCAATACCTTTTTCTTCAGCCTTCTTCCAGGCGGACAAGTCGGCCTTATTAAACCTCGATTGGTCGAGAACGCGTTTGCCGGGACGAGTCTCGACAATCTGAGAAGCCCGCTCGGAGAGCTTCTCGACAAGTGAGAAAATCTGGTCTTTATTCGTCACTGTCTGATCATTTACGACAGCCTCCAGGAATTCCCTGACGTCCTCCTCAGCAAGTCCGGCACCCGATAGCCGTTCGATGAGCTCAGGAATCATCTTATTCCTACCATTGTCTCCTGCGGCGGCCGATGCCTTGACCAAATCAAGATACGCCTTCTTGTCCAGCTCCACTTTCTTCTGGAATCTCTGCTGCTCTTTTGCCAGCGTCTCCTTTTCTGCGCTGGTCAGAGACCTGCTCTCCCTGGCCACAAACTCAAGCCTGAGTCGTTTTGTATTCAGACGCAATCTGACAAGTTCTTCATACAGAATGTTCTCATCGACTTTGATACTTCCGTACTTATCATTGTCGAGCTCGGACTTCAAACGTGCCGTGCCGTATTCAGGATGTTCGCGTATTGCTGCCAGCAGCATTCTTCTATCCTCGAACGACAGCATCCGCGGAGTGCTGTCCACACGCAACTGCTTGTTGAGAAGCCCTTCGTCGCCGTACATATCGTAGCGCTTCCTGTACTTGTAATAGGAGGATGCAGAAACGCCCATCTCTTCGCAAGCCTCCTTAACAGGCATCCCATTCTTCTCAACAAGATCGAGCAGTTTCTTCCGCCGAGTAAGA
Protein-coding sequences here:
- a CDS encoding GGDEF domain-containing protein encodes the protein MLFALITLLLLVGIFFLRLESNSVLLITGIWAAGWLLVRVIAGGYNSFLNKSSLKVTRLQIRAEEQIRNIIRSDGSVRKKWSDFCRVITSVYGSDSALVCVSEGSGFRVMSGIGIDPSEIKDLSLGVTSELAHELRNNKHVVDVTSVSCDDALPEVLVAQFGINQAYPILKSDSVEGILFVGSGSIAESEEFKDSILNLCSFAGRHLIQPGTVATGVGQTTSAGMSDLNPVSLDSKAHKQYFEITAKLFRIYNTDHLFDTFVSSICRLFQSECCFLFLPAEKSKVLRMRYKSGKGVDELADQTIDEKSSLFDLLLRRPGGYLVDDLLGLTGDNFDLRHLFQHGTEMVVPVNLPEKRAGLLGLVKRVGDTQPYSLDDCEMAHTLCQTVEMILESIHQFRRIEELSYTDSMTGLYNHRYFYKRLTEEILRARRFTRYLGLAIFDIDDFKVFNDSYGHQTGDYILRQLGALFLDSVRSIDIVCRYGGEEFCVIMPESDEDSCQQFMERLRGEVSSHEFRSRFIDKKHDIAVSAGGAIFPSDSERADRLIYCADMALLEAKKSGKNVCRMFSRLSPKGSAGSE
- a CDS encoding STAS domain-containing protein, with translation MENIKISLDTSGVDGEISIVRVDGVIDTMTATELEKVMNSLLGQKRFNIVIDLGGVDYISSAGWGIFISNIREIRQNDGDIKLARMIPNVHEIFELLEFDSILHCFDNIEKAKHDFRLNGNSADNDVEASKSTVAGRLREAGAAATAEAPAAVAVSKPVTIADKVDEHVAAQPSLESRVLELVKEDPFYSVSEMKKIINSENSFEGKVGWWKIRSILRENDLKSKKKRFRYSRKG
- a CDS encoding ParA family protein yields the protein MRKIAVMTSKGGTGKTTTAINLGHCLALSGKRVLLIDCDSQANISMAFDVDPEKGLAELITIGEVDIKKVRPNLFIVDSGGKRLVESELVLAKQDDRETRLKRVLSRLEGSDYVICDCPPTINLININALNFCDHVIIPVSMDFFACEGAKKTMTLIGEIKDRIGHSLNVMGLLATFFDRRTKISQRTYDHLVSQFGDLVFATKIRINTQLKEAQAKFQTIFEFAPYSHGALDYFLLTKEIANGSGRGPTEVDN